From Demequina lutea, a single genomic window includes:
- a CDS encoding glycoside hydrolase family 3 protein — MATETGGAFEAAVESVRAGGDVRHEAGVLFAQLTDDERLALLDGDTPFWGGMAGMTVAGYNLTPYSMGRIDRLGIPGVQFADGPRGVVVGHATAFPVPTARAATFDPELEQGIGDVIGIEARAQGANYFGGVCINLPRHPAWGRSQESYGEEPALLGEMGAALARGTRPHVMPCVKHFALNSMENARFSVDVSISDADLHEYFLPHFKRVVQGGADSVMSSYNSVNGEWAGQNPGLLTQVLRDDWGFDGFVLSDFLWGSRKAGLSLRAGLDVEAPFAQIRARDLRDDLAAGVADAADVERAGLRILGRQIDLYARRSVAEPSMDMVASEAHRALAREVATRGIVLVRNEDVDEAPMLPLAAGATVAVLGRLADLPNTGDHGSSAVRAPSVVTAAQGLTAAIPGARVDASGDVASSVALATECDVAVVVVGYTAADEGEFVGGDIFLRPALVALYPEPANDAERAVAEGMRAQTQGDNLVGGQDAGGDRVSVRLRPDDVELIRAVAAANPRTVVAIVAGGTVIVDEWIESVPAALFLWYPGMEGGHALADVLTGVRDATGRLPFAVPTDESHLPDFDIDATEVTYDGSFGQRRLDHMGVTARFPFGFGLSYGRTSVLSASAAREGDTATVTVTVANDSALDTRHVVQLYARRDDGLTFLVGFASIPVAAGHRTTADVVARLEYVGRWDARRRAVIAPDGPVELSVSRQWGDPDAVRVTV; from the coding sequence ATGGCAACCGAAACGGGCGGCGCCTTTGAGGCAGCGGTAGAAAGTGTGCGCGCGGGAGGGGACGTGCGGCATGAGGCCGGCGTCCTGTTCGCGCAGTTGACGGACGACGAGCGCCTGGCCTTGCTGGACGGCGACACGCCTTTCTGGGGCGGCATGGCCGGGATGACGGTTGCCGGCTACAACCTCACCCCGTATTCCATGGGTCGCATCGACCGCCTCGGCATCCCCGGCGTCCAATTCGCAGACGGGCCTCGCGGCGTCGTAGTAGGTCACGCCACCGCATTCCCCGTGCCCACCGCCCGCGCCGCGACCTTTGACCCCGAACTTGAGCAGGGCATCGGCGACGTGATCGGGATCGAGGCCCGTGCCCAGGGAGCCAACTACTTTGGCGGGGTCTGCATCAACCTGCCACGCCACCCCGCGTGGGGCCGAAGTCAGGAGAGCTACGGCGAAGAGCCCGCCTTGCTGGGCGAGATGGGGGCGGCGCTAGCGCGCGGCACCAGGCCGCACGTCATGCCGTGCGTCAAGCACTTTGCGCTCAACTCGATGGAGAACGCCCGCTTCAGCGTCGACGTGAGCATCTCCGACGCCGACCTTCACGAGTACTTCCTGCCGCACTTCAAGCGCGTGGTCCAAGGGGGCGCCGATTCGGTGATGTCCTCCTACAACTCGGTCAACGGCGAGTGGGCAGGCCAAAACCCAGGGCTACTCACGCAGGTGCTGCGCGACGACTGGGGCTTTGACGGCTTTGTGCTGAGCGACTTCCTGTGGGGATCACGCAAGGCAGGCCTGTCGCTCAGGGCTGGCCTCGACGTCGAGGCGCCCTTCGCCCAGATCCGCGCCAGGGACCTTCGCGACGACCTCGCGGCGGGAGTGGCCGACGCCGCCGACGTTGAACGCGCGGGACTGCGAATTCTCGGGCGCCAGATCGACCTGTATGCGCGGCGATCCGTCGCCGAGCCCTCCATGGATATGGTCGCGAGCGAGGCCCACCGCGCCCTGGCCCGTGAGGTCGCGACCCGCGGCATCGTGCTGGTACGTAACGAAGACGTCGACGAAGCCCCCATGCTTCCGCTCGCGGCCGGCGCCACCGTGGCCGTCCTTGGTCGCCTGGCCGATCTTCCCAACACGGGTGACCACGGCTCGTCGGCCGTGCGGGCACCCAGTGTGGTGACGGCGGCTCAAGGGCTGACCGCGGCGATCCCTGGTGCCCGCGTGGACGCGAGCGGAGACGTGGCAAGCTCCGTTGCGCTCGCGACCGAGTGCGATGTGGCCGTGGTCGTCGTGGGCTACACGGCGGCGGACGAGGGCGAGTTCGTCGGCGGCGACATCTTCTTGCGTCCCGCGCTGGTGGCGCTGTACCCCGAGCCGGCGAACGATGCCGAGCGGGCGGTCGCCGAGGGAATGCGCGCCCAGACGCAAGGCGACAACTTGGTGGGCGGGCAGGACGCCGGGGGAGACCGTGTGTCCGTGCGTTTGCGACCGGACGACGTGGAACTCATTCGCGCGGTGGCCGCGGCCAATCCGCGCACCGTCGTGGCGATCGTCGCTGGTGGCACCGTGATTGTCGACGAATGGATCGAGTCGGTGCCCGCCGCGCTGTTCCTCTGGTACCCGGGCATGGAGGGCGGGCACGCCTTGGCCGACGTCCTCACCGGCGTCCGCGACGCCACCGGGCGCCTGCCCTTCGCCGTCCCCACCGACGAGTCTCACCTTCCAGACTTCGACATCGACGCCACCGAGGTGACGTACGACGGCTCCTTCGGTCAGCGCCGCCTCGACCACATGGGTGTGACAGCGCGGTTCCCCTTCGGCTTCGGGTTGTCGTACGGGAGGACGAGCGTGTTGTCGGCCAGCGCGGCACGAGAGGGAGACACCGCCACCGTCACCGTGACGGTGGCGAACGACTCGGCGCTTGACACGCGACACGTGGTCCAGTTGTACGCCCGACGCGATGACGGGCTGACGTTCCTGGTGGGCTTCGCCTCCATCCCCGTGGCTGCAGGGCATCGCACCACGGCCGATGTGGTGGCTCGGCTCGAGTACGTGGGCAGATGGGACGCACGCCGCCGCGCCGTGATCGCGCCCGACGGTCCCGTCGAGCTCAGCGTCTCGCGGCAATGGGGTGATCCCGATGCGGTGCGAGTGACCGTGTAG
- a CDS encoding TetR/AcrR family transcriptional regulator, with product MGAEGTRRRRRLTPEQRRAEIVAEATRLVAERGFNGISLQDVADACGMSVPGLLHYVGTKDGLLVAVLAHRDDVDLEVTGLASPPDQIVSPRAVLDALMEHNAGQREIVRLYTVLNAESLNPDHPAHAYFTRRYEESFERLRALLGPHYAGADALAHDVIAAMDGAQLQWLRFPEQVDLVEAWTRAADALFAAATPKGRDVLLAERSGRRAGRAGTPPTPLRTAGVPRRYEV from the coding sequence ATGGGCGCAGAAGGGACACGGCGCAGGCGACGCCTCACCCCCGAGCAGCGCCGCGCGGAGATCGTTGCGGAGGCCACCCGACTCGTCGCCGAGCGCGGATTTAACGGCATCTCGCTGCAGGACGTCGCCGATGCTTGCGGCATGTCCGTGCCCGGCCTCCTGCATTACGTGGGCACCAAGGATGGCCTGCTCGTGGCCGTGTTGGCGCATCGCGACGACGTGGACCTCGAGGTGACGGGGCTAGCGTCTCCCCCAGACCAGATCGTGTCTCCACGCGCCGTGCTGGACGCCCTGATGGAGCACAACGCGGGCCAGAGGGAGATCGTCCGGCTGTACACCGTGCTGAACGCGGAGTCGCTCAATCCCGACCATCCCGCACACGCGTACTTCACGCGCCGCTATGAGGAGTCTTTCGAGCGCCTGCGGGCGCTGCTGGGCCCGCACTACGCAGGCGCCGATGCCCTGGCGCACGATGTCATCGCGGCCATGGACGGGGCGCAGCTGCAGTGGCTGCGATTTCCCGAGCAGGTAGATCTGGTGGAGGCATGGACCCGGGCCGCCGATGCCCTCTTTGCCGCGGCCACGCCGAAGGGGCGTGACGTACTTCTCGCGGAGCGCTCCGGGCGACGCGCAGGACGCGCTGGAACGCCACCCACACCACTCCGCACCGCTGGAGTTCCGCGGCGATACGAGGTATGA